A genomic stretch from Antarcticibacterium flavum includes:
- a CDS encoding DoxX family protein: protein MASIRTLNKWANAHTYYALDILRIALGVFLFIKGIGFISQTQTLVELITPLQGYAGVMITVHYVASAHLVGGILIAFGLLTRWAIAAQLPILIGAILINFVGEMNVGNLILATVVMFISLFFIFYGSGKHSADYIMKMGY from the coding sequence ATGGCAAGTATTAGAACATTGAATAAGTGGGCCAATGCGCACACTTATTACGCACTGGACATTCTAAGGATCGCGCTGGGTGTATTTCTCTTCATAAAAGGCATTGGATTTATATCACAAACGCAAACCCTAGTAGAATTAATCACTCCACTCCAGGGCTATGCGGGGGTAATGATTACTGTACATTACGTGGCCTCTGCCCATCTTGTGGGAGGAATTTTAATAGCTTTTGGATTGCTTACCCGCTGGGCGATAGCTGCACAGCTTCCAATACTTATTGGGGCAATCCTAATCAATTTTGTTGGAGAAATGAATGTGGGTAACCTTATTCTGGCCACAGTTGTGATGTTCATTTCCCTGTTCTTTATTTTCTATGGATCGGGAAAACATTCAGCAGATTACATTATGAAAATGGGCTATTAA
- a CDS encoding M1 family metallopeptidase — protein sequence MKRLILLIIPFLALPNFAQVLSQEGRIYTEADTLRGSLRAERAYDVLKYHLKVRVEPEERYISGSNTITFEAGKQLPVMQIDLFENMKIDSIIHRNEKLDYNRKFNAVFVDLKQPVQKGERDSILVFYSGNPLVAKNAPWDGGFVFEKDNNGDHWIAVAVQGTGASLWYPNKDHQSDEPQEVLTEVEVPTGLMNVSNGRLVSQKELEDGYTRWSWKVINPINNYNIVLNIGNYVHFSDTLKKDNYRNLDLDYYVLPYNLEKAKKQFEEVKPMMDCFYEKFGEYPFVEDGFTLVETPYLGMEHQSAVAYGNHYMKGYLGRDLSGTGIGLKWDFIIIHETGHEWFGNSITARDIADMWIHEGFTSYSEAVYIECRWGKEEALEYIKGIRSVIANDKPIIGEYGVNSEGSGDMYFKGSNLLNTIRSIYNDDQLWWKTLRDYTTTYRHQIITTEITEEFFNKAITVDLKPVFDQYLRHAAVPLLQFRIVEDRVSYRWQADVKNFEMPVDIFVKNKELRITPTSSWQQLPAGVKPNDIRINDRKYYINSNLSSL from the coding sequence ATGAAAAGATTGATCCTACTTATTATTCCTTTTCTTGCCTTGCCAAATTTTGCACAGGTATTAAGCCAGGAAGGAAGAATATATACTGAAGCCGACACTCTACGAGGATCCTTACGAGCTGAAAGGGCTTATGATGTCCTGAAGTATCATCTAAAGGTAAGGGTGGAGCCTGAGGAACGTTACATCTCCGGTTCCAATACCATAACATTCGAAGCCGGGAAACAGTTGCCGGTAATGCAGATAGATCTTTTTGAAAACATGAAGATCGATTCCATTATTCACCGTAACGAGAAATTGGACTACAACAGGAAATTCAATGCTGTTTTTGTTGACCTGAAACAGCCGGTACAAAAGGGAGAAAGGGATTCTATCCTCGTATTTTATTCCGGAAATCCATTGGTGGCGAAAAACGCACCCTGGGATGGGGGTTTTGTGTTTGAAAAGGATAATAATGGGGACCATTGGATAGCCGTTGCAGTGCAGGGTACAGGAGCCAGTTTATGGTATCCCAATAAAGACCATCAAAGCGATGAGCCACAGGAAGTCCTTACAGAAGTGGAAGTGCCTACAGGTTTGATGAATGTTTCCAATGGCCGGCTGGTTTCACAAAAAGAGCTCGAAGATGGTTACACCCGCTGGAGCTGGAAAGTCATTAATCCTATCAACAATTATAACATTGTCCTGAATATTGGCAATTATGTCCATTTCTCTGATACTTTGAAGAAAGATAATTACCGGAACCTCGACCTGGATTACTACGTCCTGCCTTACAACCTTGAAAAGGCGAAGAAACAATTTGAGGAAGTGAAGCCAATGATGGATTGTTTCTACGAAAAATTTGGGGAATATCCCTTTGTCGAGGATGGTTTCACTCTTGTAGAAACCCCTTACCTGGGCATGGAACACCAGAGTGCGGTAGCATATGGCAACCATTATATGAAAGGCTATCTTGGCAGGGACCTTTCAGGCACAGGAATAGGACTAAAATGGGATTTTATCATCATTCACGAAACCGGCCATGAGTGGTTTGGGAATAGCATTACCGCCAGGGATATAGCCGATATGTGGATCCATGAAGGCTTTACCTCCTATTCTGAAGCTGTCTATATTGAATGCCGCTGGGGAAAGGAAGAAGCCCTGGAATATATTAAGGGAATAAGAAGTGTAATTGCCAATGATAAGCCTATAATAGGGGAATATGGAGTAAATTCTGAAGGGTCGGGCGATATGTATTTTAAAGGTTCCAACCTGCTCAATACCATAAGGAGCATATATAATGATGATCAATTATGGTGGAAAACCCTGAGAGATTATACGACGACTTACAGGCACCAGATCATAACTACAGAAATCACCGAGGAATTTTTCAATAAGGCTATAACTGTTGACCTAAAACCGGTATTTGACCAGTATCTTCGTCATGCTGCCGTGCCACTACTTCAATTTAGAATTGTAGAAGACAGGGTCTCCTACCGCTGGCAAGCCGATGTAAAGAATTTTGAAATGCCTGTCGATATATTCGTAAAGAATAAAGAGCTAAGGATCACTCCAACCTCATCCTGGCAACAATTGCCGGCCGGTGTAAAACCTAATGATATTCGTATCAACGACAGGAAATACTATATTAACTCCAACCTTTCATCACTTTAA
- a CDS encoding acyl-CoA carboxylase subunit beta gives MDINFNKNEDHNKLLLVTLKEKLAKIKLGGGEKRIEKHHSKGKMTARERIDYLLDDPKNALEIGAFAGEGMYEEHGGCPSGGVVVKIGHVKGKQCIVVANDATVKAGAWFPITAKKNLRAQEISIENRLPIIYLVDSAGVYLPMQDEIFPDKEHFGRIFRNNAIMSSMGITQISAVMGSCVAGGAYLPIMSDEALIVEKTGSIFLAGSYLVKAAIGESIDNETLGGATTHSEISGVTDYKAKDDKDALDTIKNIMDKIGDFDKAGYNRKDPVKPKEDPKELYGVLPKKRSDQYDMREIIKRLVDGSDFEEYKEGYGQTIITGYARIDGWAVGIVANQRKIVKTKKGEMQFGGVIYSDSADKATRFIANCNQKKIPLVFLQDVTGFMVGSKSEHGGIIKDGAKMVSAVSNSVVPKFTIIIGNSYGAGNYAMCGKAYDPRLIAAWPSAELAVMGGTQAAKVLAQIETASMAKKGEKVDAEKEKEVFEKIKSRYDAQTSPYYAAARLWTDAIIDPLDTRKWISHGIEAANHSPITKDFNLGVIQT, from the coding sequence ATGGATATCAACTTCAATAAAAATGAAGATCATAACAAACTTTTACTTGTAACCCTCAAAGAAAAATTGGCTAAGATAAAACTTGGAGGAGGAGAAAAACGAATAGAGAAACATCACTCCAAAGGGAAAATGACCGCCCGGGAGCGTATCGATTATTTACTGGATGATCCTAAAAATGCCCTGGAAATTGGGGCTTTTGCAGGAGAAGGAATGTATGAGGAACATGGTGGCTGCCCCAGTGGCGGGGTGGTCGTGAAAATAGGCCATGTGAAAGGAAAACAATGCATAGTCGTTGCCAATGATGCCACTGTAAAGGCAGGAGCCTGGTTTCCCATTACCGCTAAAAAGAACTTAAGGGCACAGGAGATCTCAATTGAGAACCGTCTTCCTATTATTTATCTTGTAGACAGTGCGGGGGTTTATCTCCCAATGCAGGACGAGATCTTCCCCGATAAAGAACACTTTGGAAGGATCTTTCGCAATAACGCGATAATGAGCAGTATGGGTATCACACAGATATCGGCCGTGATGGGCAGCTGTGTTGCCGGGGGCGCCTATCTTCCTATAATGAGCGATGAAGCCTTAATAGTGGAAAAGACCGGAAGTATCTTCCTCGCAGGAAGTTATCTGGTAAAGGCAGCCATTGGAGAATCTATCGATAATGAAACCCTGGGCGGGGCGACTACCCATTCTGAAATTAGCGGAGTGACAGATTACAAGGCAAAGGATGACAAGGATGCTCTGGATACCATTAAGAATATCATGGATAAGATAGGGGATTTTGATAAGGCAGGTTATAACCGAAAGGATCCTGTTAAACCGAAAGAAGATCCCAAGGAGCTTTATGGTGTGCTTCCAAAAAAACGATCGGACCAATATGACATGCGAGAGATCATTAAACGGCTAGTAGACGGATCGGATTTTGAGGAGTACAAGGAAGGATATGGGCAAACAATTATTACCGGCTACGCCCGTATAGATGGATGGGCAGTTGGAATTGTTGCCAACCAGCGAAAGATCGTGAAAACCAAAAAAGGTGAGATGCAGTTTGGCGGGGTGATCTACTCAGACTCGGCCGATAAAGCCACCAGGTTCATCGCCAATTGCAACCAGAAAAAAATTCCGTTGGTGTTCCTTCAGGATGTTACCGGCTTTATGGTTGGGAGCAAAAGTGAACACGGCGGAATTATCAAGGATGGCGCAAAGATGGTAAGTGCAGTGAGCAACTCGGTAGTGCCAAAATTTACTATAATCATAGGAAATTCTTATGGCGCAGGGAACTATGCTATGTGTGGAAAAGCTTACGATCCAAGATTGATTGCAGCCTGGCCAAGTGCTGAACTTGCAGTGATGGGAGGAACCCAGGCAGCCAAAGTCCTTGCCCAGATAGAAACAGCCTCTATGGCGAAAAAAGGCGAAAAAGTAGATGCTGAAAAGGAGAAAGAAGTCTTTGAGAAGATCAAATCAAGGTACGATGCACAAACTTCCCCCTATTATGCCGCTGCCAGATTATGGACAGATGCTATTATAGATCCACTGGACACCCGCAAATGGATATCCCACGGGATCGAGGCAGCCAATCACTCCCCTATAACCAAAGATTTTAACCTGGGGGTAATCCAAACTTAA